Proteins from one Halovivax limisalsi genomic window:
- a CDS encoding Zn-dependent hydrolase, translating into MTVDADRLRADIEANGEFGAIESAGYGRTVLAGSDANRRARDRLCDRLDDAGLTVRVDAVGNVLGVWRPPSAADEAAPVVAGSHLDSVPQGGIFDGPLGVYGALEAVRSLQESDVEPDRPIGVVSFTEEEGARFGGGMLGSAVATGQLDPAEALALDDGDGVSLADALEDIGYRGEGVLDASEWAAFLELHVEQDTRLESAGVPVGVVTTVTGIAQATARIAGQANHAGATPMDERRDALAAASEFVLAVEAAGRREAETGGNTAVATVGRLDVRPNVTNVVPGGVELGVDVRDVDRASMERIFTALEDSLESIEAERPVRTALDRTLDVDPAPMADRCRSALESGADAAGVETMAMHSGAAHDAMRVSRVTDAGMLFAPSRDGISHNPREWTDWEDCATAARVLTEALAELAQK; encoded by the coding sequence ATGACAGTCGACGCGGATCGGCTCCGTGCGGACATAGAGGCGAACGGCGAATTTGGCGCGATCGAGAGTGCCGGATACGGCCGGACCGTACTCGCCGGGAGCGACGCCAATCGACGGGCTCGCGACCGGCTGTGCGATCGACTCGACGACGCGGGCTTGACCGTCCGGGTCGACGCCGTCGGCAACGTTCTCGGGGTGTGGCGCCCGCCGAGCGCTGCGGACGAGGCCGCGCCCGTCGTCGCGGGCAGTCACCTCGACTCGGTCCCGCAGGGCGGCATCTTCGACGGCCCGCTCGGCGTCTACGGCGCCCTGGAGGCCGTTCGGTCCCTCCAGGAATCGGACGTCGAGCCCGACCGGCCGATCGGCGTCGTCTCGTTCACCGAGGAGGAGGGCGCCCGCTTCGGCGGCGGGATGCTCGGCTCCGCCGTCGCGACGGGACAACTGGACCCGGCCGAGGCGCTGGCCCTCGACGACGGGGACGGCGTCTCGCTGGCCGACGCGCTCGAGGACATCGGCTACCGAGGCGAGGGCGTCCTCGACGCGAGCGAGTGGGCGGCGTTCCTCGAACTCCACGTCGAACAGGACACCCGGCTCGAATCGGCCGGCGTCCCCGTCGGCGTCGTCACCACCGTGACGGGCATCGCCCAGGCGACGGCCCGAATCGCCGGCCAGGCGAATCACGCGGGCGCGACGCCGATGGACGAGCGTCGCGACGCCCTCGCGGCGGCCAGCGAGTTCGTCCTCGCGGTCGAAGCCGCCGGCCGAAGGGAGGCCGAGACGGGCGGAAACACGGCCGTCGCGACCGTCGGGCGGCTCGACGTGCGCCCGAACGTGACCAACGTGGTACCGGGCGGCGTCGAGCTCGGCGTCGACGTCCGGGACGTCGACCGCGCCTCGATGGAACGCATCTTCACGGCGCTCGAGGATTCACTCGAGTCGATCGAGGCCGAGCGACCCGTCAGAACGGCGCTCGACCGGACGCTCGACGTCGATCCGGCGCCGATGGCCGACCGCTGTCGATCCGCGCTCGAGTCCGGGGCCGACGCCGCCGGCGTCGAGACGATGGCGATGCACTCCGGCGCGGCCCACGACGCGATGCGCGTCTCCCGGGTCACCGACGCAGGTATGCTCTTCGCGCCGTCGCGCGACGGCATCTCGCACAACCCGCGCGAGTGGACCGACTGGGAGGACTGCGCGACGGCGGCGCGAGTGCTCACCGAGGCGCTCGCGGAGTTGGCGCAGAAGTAA
- a CDS encoding metal-dependent hydrolase, producing MWPWEHVLVGYLAYSLFCHLWWRESPGGLEAIAVVLGSLLPDLIDKPLAWEFGVFDGGYALGHSVLFVLPFTLAVGLFARVLGRVRAGVALAVGYVLHLPGDAFYGYLQSGTVHYDAHLWPVVRYSRATERPDLVGEITHFATEYWAQVQAGDQTTYVLAQFALAGVVFVLWLVDGAPVLRECLAAGKRLGGRFLAVMGKAT from the coding sequence ATGTGGCCCTGGGAACACGTGCTCGTCGGCTACCTGGCGTACTCGCTCTTCTGTCACCTCTGGTGGCGCGAGTCCCCCGGCGGCCTGGAAGCGATCGCGGTGGTGCTGGGCTCGCTCCTCCCGGACCTGATCGACAAGCCGCTGGCCTGGGAGTTCGGCGTCTTCGATGGCGGCTACGCGCTCGGGCACTCGGTCTTGTTCGTCCTGCCGTTCACGCTGGCGGTCGGCCTGTTCGCCCGGGTCCTCGGGCGGGTCCGCGCCGGCGTCGCGCTCGCCGTCGGCTACGTGCTGCACCTCCCGGGCGACGCGTTCTACGGCTACCTCCAGAGCGGGACGGTTCACTACGACGCGCACCTCTGGCCGGTCGTCCGTTACTCGCGCGCGACCGAGCGTCCCGATCTCGTCGGCGAGATCACCCACTTCGCCACCGAGTACTGGGCCCAGGTCCAGGCCGGCGATCAGACGACCTACGTGCTGGCCCAGTTCGCCCTTGCCGGAGTCGTGTTCGTCCTCTGGCTCGTCGACGGCGCGCCGGTGCTCCGGGAGTGCCTGGCGGCCGGGAAGCGTCTCGGCGGCCGATTTCTGGCGGTGATGGGAAAGGCGACGTAG
- a CDS encoding AMP-dependent synthetase/ligase codes for MDWLAAERDHDDWVTGETTLGRLFETAASRYPDRPAQHYKGGIHDRTLTGSVVPRAEPGEWGTLTYGEMRDIVSNLAAGFRDLGVDPGDRVAIFANTRMEWAQSDFALLSIGAVVSTVYAGSSPSKIAYLLGDAGADAVVVENEDMLERLGEVEDELDLSFVVTMDAVADDHARTDVHTLADVYERGQDVFDPDAYQEWIDEPAMDDLASLIYTSGTTGKPKGVKLTHRNFRSNVTQIRKRVARKPETPPDVPSIDEHTTVVSYLPLAHVFERTSGHFLMFGSGASVAYAESPDTLQADFAAIGPTSATSVPRVYEKIYDAIREQASESAVKERIFEWAVDVGVAYHEADDPGTVLELKRKLADRLVFSTVREALGGEIEMLISGGGSLSAELCALYHAMGLPIYEGYGLTETAPVVTVNPPAAPKIGTIGPPVADIQTGIDPSVITDDAFADDPGEVGELVVRGPNVSDGYWNNPGATERSFSDEPPESVEGELENPDEAGRWFRTGDIVHRRPDGYLEFRERAKEILVLSTGKNVAPGPIEDRFAASEVVEQCMVVGDGRKFVAALVVPNMEHVREWADEEGIDLPADPDDACAHERVREYVEREVDRVNEHFEDYETIKKFRLVGTEFTEENDLLTPTMKKKRRTITDRFEDRIEEMYRES; via the coding sequence ATGGATTGGCTGGCAGCGGAGCGCGATCACGACGACTGGGTGACGGGCGAGACGACGCTCGGTCGGCTGTTCGAGACGGCCGCGTCGCGATACCCCGACCGACCGGCCCAGCACTACAAGGGCGGGATCCACGACCGCACGCTGACGGGCTCGGTCGTCCCGCGGGCCGAACCCGGCGAGTGGGGCACGCTCACCTACGGCGAGATGCGCGACATCGTCTCGAATCTGGCGGCCGGATTCCGCGACCTCGGCGTCGACCCCGGCGACCGCGTCGCCATCTTCGCGAACACGCGCATGGAGTGGGCCCAGTCGGACTTCGCCCTGCTCTCGATCGGCGCCGTCGTCTCCACGGTCTACGCGGGTTCCTCGCCCTCGAAAATCGCCTACCTGCTCGGCGACGCCGGCGCCGACGCCGTCGTCGTCGAGAACGAGGACATGCTGGAACGCCTGGGCGAGGTCGAGGACGAGCTCGACCTCTCGTTCGTCGTCACGATGGACGCCGTCGCGGACGACCACGCCCGGACGGACGTCCACACGCTGGCCGACGTCTACGAGCGCGGGCAGGACGTCTTCGACCCGGACGCCTACCAGGAGTGGATCGACGAACCGGCGATGGACGACCTCGCGAGTCTGATCTACACCAGCGGGACGACCGGGAAGCCGAAAGGCGTGAAACTTACCCATCGGAACTTCCGGTCGAACGTCACGCAGATCCGAAAGCGCGTCGCGCGAAAACCGGAGACGCCGCCGGACGTCCCGTCGATCGACGAGCACACGACGGTCGTTTCCTACCTTCCGCTCGCCCACGTCTTCGAGCGAACCTCCGGGCACTTTCTCATGTTCGGCAGCGGCGCGAGCGTGGCCTACGCGGAGTCGCCCGACACCCTCCAGGCGGACTTCGCGGCGATCGGTCCGACGAGCGCGACCAGCGTCCCGCGCGTGTACGAGAAGATTTACGACGCGATCCGCGAGCAGGCGAGCGAATCGGCCGTGAAGGAGCGCATCTTCGAGTGGGCGGTCGACGTCGGCGTCGCGTACCACGAGGCCGACGATCCGGGGACCGTCCTCGAACTCAAGCGCAAACTCGCGGACAGGCTCGTCTTCTCGACCGTCCGCGAGGCCCTCGGCGGCGAGATCGAGATGCTCATCAGCGGCGGCGGCAGCCTCTCGGCTGAGCTCTGCGCGCTCTATCACGCGATGGGGCTGCCGATCTACGAGGGCTACGGCCTCACCGAGACCGCCCCCGTCGTGACGGTCAACCCGCCGGCCGCGCCGAAGATCGGGACGATCGGGCCGCCGGTCGCCGACATCCAGACCGGGATCGACCCGAGCGTCATTACGGACGACGCCTTCGCGGACGACCCCGGCGAGGTGGGCGAACTCGTCGTCCGCGGCCCGAACGTCAGCGACGGCTACTGGAACAACCCCGGCGCGACCGAGCGGTCCTTCTCCGACGAGCCGCCCGAATCCGTCGAGGGTGAACTCGAGAACCCGGACGAGGCCGGCCGGTGGTTCCGCACCGGCGACATCGTCCACCGCCGCCCCGACGGCTACCTCGAGTTCCGCGAGCGAGCGAAGGAGATCCTCGTCCTCTCGACGGGCAAGAACGTCGCGCCCGGCCCCATCGAGGACCGCTTCGCCGCCAGCGAGGTCGTCGAACAGTGCATGGTCGTCGGCGACGGCCGCAAGTTCGTCGCCGCGCTGGTCGTCCCGAACATGGAGCACGTCCGCGAGTGGGCCGACGAGGAGGGTATCGATCTCCCCGCGGATCCGGACGACGCCTGTGCGCACGAGCGCGTTCGCGAGTACGTCGAGCGCGAGGTCGATCGCGTCAACGAGCACTTCGAGGACTACGAGACCATCAAGAAGTTCCGCCTCGTCGGGACCGAGTTCACCGAGGAGAACGACCTCCTCACCCCCACGATGAAGAAGAAGCGCCGGACGATCACCGATCGGTTCGAGGATCGGATCGAGGAAATGTACCGCGAGAGCTAG
- a CDS encoding TIGR00341 family protein: protein MRLVQLTIPVGSRRSVLSALDDRNIDYVVSEETSKRGYTAVVYFPLPKPAVEPILDELAEQGIPEDAYTVVVEAETVVSRHFDALQAEYEASSVESERISRQELQSEARSLTPSRDVFVTMTVISAIVATAGLLLDSAAVVVGSMVIAPLIGPALGASVGSVLNDEELFHSSLRYQLAGVLVAILAAAAFAVVVRVTNVVPPGLDLTNVPEISERLAPDLLSLAVALGAGVAGVVSISTGIGVALVGVMIAAALIPPAAAAGIAIAWGEPTAAIGATVLVIVNVISVNLAGLLTLWYAGYRPERIWDLGPTEERVRRRVVGLVVIVGVFALFLGGITYASYQAATFEEAARSEVESVLADDEAYQLLDLQVEMDDDLPFREPETVTVTVGGPPGQGDPALVATLRERIDAQTDADVTVQVRFVGVIEGEA, encoded by the coding sequence GTGCGTCTCGTACAACTGACGATTCCGGTCGGCTCGCGCCGGTCGGTGCTGTCGGCCCTCGACGACCGCAACATCGATTACGTCGTCTCCGAGGAGACGAGCAAGCGGGGGTACACCGCGGTCGTCTACTTTCCGCTGCCGAAACCGGCCGTCGAACCGATCCTCGACGAACTGGCCGAGCAGGGCATTCCCGAGGACGCCTACACGGTCGTCGTCGAGGCCGAGACGGTGGTCTCTCGCCACTTCGACGCGTTGCAAGCGGAGTACGAGGCGTCGAGCGTCGAGTCCGAGCGGATCTCGCGCCAGGAACTCCAGAGCGAGGCCCGGTCGCTGACGCCGTCGCGGGACGTCTTCGTGACGATGACCGTCATCAGCGCGATCGTCGCGACGGCCGGCCTGCTGCTCGATTCGGCCGCCGTCGTCGTCGGCTCGATGGTGATCGCCCCGCTGATCGGGCCCGCCCTCGGCGCCAGCGTCGGCTCGGTGCTCAACGACGAGGAGCTGTTTCACTCGAGCCTCCGCTACCAGCTCGCCGGCGTGCTCGTCGCCATCCTCGCCGCGGCCGCCTTCGCCGTCGTCGTGCGCGTGACGAACGTCGTCCCGCCGGGGCTCGACCTGACGAACGTCCCCGAGATCAGCGAGCGCCTCGCGCCGGACCTGCTCTCGCTCGCCGTGGCCCTGGGGGCCGGCGTCGCGGGCGTGGTGAGCATCTCGACCGGGATCGGCGTGGCCCTCGTCGGCGTCATGATCGCCGCGGCGCTCATTCCGCCGGCGGCCGCGGCCGGGATCGCCATCGCCTGGGGCGAACCGACCGCGGCGATCGGCGCGACCGTCCTCGTGATCGTGAACGTCATCTCGGTGAACCTCGCCGGGCTGCTCACCCTGTGGTACGCCGGCTATCGACCGGAGCGGATCTGGGACCTCGGCCCGACCGAAGAGCGCGTCCGGCGGCGGGTGGTTGGCCTCGTCGTGATCGTCGGCGTGTTCGCGCTCTTCCTCGGCGGGATCACCTACGCCTCCTACCAGGCGGCCACCTTCGAAGAGGCCGCGCGCAGCGAGGTCGAATCCGTCCTCGCGGACGACGAGGCCTACCAGTTGCTCGACCTGCAGGTCGAGATGGACGACGACCTGCCGTTTCGCGAACCCGAAACGGTGACCGTGACCGTCGGCGGCCCGCCGGGACAGGGTGATCCGGCCCTCGTCGCGACGTTACGCGAACGCATCGACGCCCAGACCGACGCGGACGTGACCGTCCAGGTCCGGTTCGTCGGCGTCATCGAGGGCGAAGCGTGA
- a CDS encoding flagellin gives MRESIVQLVFFVAVAAVTTVFVGSIVTNAAIFGGAVENAGERDATAIDTEIAIVNDPAVDAYEPADGGGNGVLTLYVKNVGGSTLEPAALEPLVDGAYVTNVTTTVRDADRWYAGTVLEVAIETTLDPGDHRVLVDVNGQRDRLTFEHRIAYWGEPDNATLQDGVWVADNDTVDLPILTDPDQPDETIDLTVNDTATATVDPDPVTTGSDGTAETTLSFSQTGTVTVTLDSGWDTDEIVVRWDG, from the coding sequence GTGCGAGAATCGATCGTCCAGTTGGTCTTCTTCGTCGCCGTCGCCGCCGTGACGACGGTGTTCGTCGGCTCCATCGTCACCAACGCCGCCATCTTCGGCGGCGCCGTCGAGAACGCGGGCGAGCGCGACGCGACCGCGATCGACACCGAGATTGCGATCGTCAACGACCCGGCCGTCGACGCGTACGAACCGGCCGACGGCGGTGGAAACGGCGTCCTCACCCTCTACGTGAAGAACGTCGGTGGGTCGACGCTGGAACCGGCAGCCCTCGAGCCGCTCGTCGACGGCGCCTACGTCACCAACGTCACGACGACGGTCCGCGACGCCGATCGCTGGTACGCCGGCACCGTCCTCGAAGTCGCGATCGAGACGACGCTCGATCCGGGGGACCACCGCGTACTGGTCGACGTCAACGGACAGCGCGATCGACTCACCTTCGAACACCGGATCGCCTACTGGGGCGAGCCCGACAACGCGACGCTGCAGGACGGCGTCTGGGTCGCCGACAACGACACCGTCGACCTGCCGATCCTGACCGACCCCGACCAGCCGGACGAGACCATCGACCTGACCGTCAACGACACCGCGACCGCGACGGTCGATCCCGATCCGGTCACGACGGGCTCGGACGGGACCGCGGAGACGACGCTCTCGTTCTCCCAGACGGGGACGGTGACCGTCACGCTCGATTCCGGCTGGGACACCGACGAGATCGTCGTCCGGTGGGACGGCTGA